A window of Streptomyces gilvosporeus contains these coding sequences:
- a CDS encoding DEAD/DEAH box helicase codes for MGDTAEFGQTVVEVVQERWGVALQGTGLIDRFTEPGWSYEEEVPRTCPECDGRMYALRRPYESGGRVYRYVAVVCPVCPAAYTLADLGVKTYDKLWPRPTAKKTAAPRLKVTGPALVASVEEALLGPCPVEPGVTITPVTPLRVIAASTGPAWPADLPVPREREQRRLMWCKVTDPAWRPPEGAVSAADDVRVILPEGPAFDDLRAHLAAHGIPFRSARHWTEGEQVGTVSDFGTATALVAHPVRAFPANGSPMPPTPVAGPGAHAARDAFEAQWDALEDLPAADAVPYIPVADLVPEDWTRLLPYPTFNPAQAEAVPVVMDCDDHLIVVAPTGAGKTPIGMVAALRAHARGRKAAWLVPQRSLTDELDRELENWRRHGLEVVRLTGEYAVDTQLIREADIWVATTEKFEAICRNGSLGGALAEVGCLVVDEIHLLGDPGRGAVLEAVLTRVREDSAQTRIVGLSATVANADQVAAWLGARLIGTSWRPTRLTWQIPMLPAPRDGERSMQAVTARTDAAVQLARAFTDEDGSVLVFCSSKRGVRATALALAADRGVPTRGVDADDTELVERLCTSAGVGLHYRDWPFKREAERAFRAREIDVLVATSTVAAGVNLPARAVVVRDARLGRNRIEVSMVQQMFGRAGRVGAGEREGWAFLLADETERPEWQARLTAGYTVRSRIGDRLPNHLLAEVVQGRVGSMKEAEDWWTDTFAFHQGHDSVEPLHDAALYLAEAGFLRIAPGPQGAEFLEATELGMLTSRFMVDAELAHELSESVRRVQVPEDPDRAEALLTELLSIQLPELAEAAFSDRARATLRRVLHHQGRAERLGHDQSLPDKDEGLLPGELAHAVLLLVARSPQLFAARGGYVLGIPSDSLTGILDEAQRYLAWLGAQGELGAVHPWAAVVAADLSERIRWRVLGPGRGAGRLLWMCGRMSTPQLATRLVPRMWRAARDRAVGAPDWTGTAPPRDSALSPERYRALLKQRATGAAFTPHSGSVRVEAPHGAVICLWDGATTVRYTADGSSARLEHPRADPDDPSTGRRGAAVFTRGDHFAAGWLAAYNGVGAVGES; via the coding sequence GTGGGGGATACGGCCGAGTTCGGCCAGACGGTCGTGGAAGTCGTGCAGGAACGCTGGGGCGTCGCGTTGCAGGGCACCGGGCTCATCGACCGCTTCACCGAACCGGGGTGGAGCTACGAGGAGGAGGTGCCCCGCACCTGCCCGGAGTGCGACGGGCGTATGTACGCGCTCCGCAGACCGTACGAATCGGGCGGGCGGGTCTACCGCTACGTGGCCGTCGTCTGCCCGGTCTGCCCCGCGGCGTACACGCTCGCGGACCTCGGAGTGAAGACCTACGACAAGCTGTGGCCGCGACCCACAGCGAAGAAGACCGCGGCCCCGCGGCTCAAGGTGACCGGACCGGCGCTCGTCGCCAGCGTCGAGGAGGCGCTCCTGGGCCCCTGTCCCGTGGAGCCCGGTGTCACCATTACCCCCGTCACCCCTCTCAGGGTCATCGCCGCTTCCACAGGACCGGCCTGGCCCGCGGACCTCCCGGTGCCCAGGGAGCGCGAGCAGCGTCGCCTGATGTGGTGCAAGGTGACCGACCCGGCTTGGCGGCCGCCCGAGGGGGCGGTGTCGGCGGCCGACGACGTCCGCGTCATCCTCCCCGAGGGCCCTGCCTTCGACGACCTGCGCGCGCACCTGGCAGCCCACGGCATACCCTTCCGCAGCGCCCGGCACTGGACCGAGGGCGAACAGGTCGGCACCGTATCCGACTTCGGCACCGCCACGGCACTGGTGGCTCACCCGGTCCGCGCGTTCCCCGCCAACGGTTCCCCGATGCCGCCCACACCCGTCGCCGGCCCCGGGGCCCATGCGGCACGGGACGCGTTCGAGGCCCAGTGGGACGCCCTGGAGGACCTTCCGGCCGCCGATGCCGTCCCGTACATACCAGTGGCCGACCTCGTTCCCGAAGACTGGACTCGCCTACTGCCGTATCCCACCTTCAACCCCGCCCAGGCCGAAGCCGTTCCGGTGGTGATGGACTGCGACGACCACCTGATCGTCGTCGCCCCGACCGGAGCGGGCAAGACGCCGATCGGCATGGTCGCCGCACTGCGGGCGCACGCCCGCGGCCGCAAGGCGGCCTGGCTCGTCCCCCAGCGGTCGCTGACCGACGAACTCGACCGAGAACTGGAGAACTGGCGGCGGCACGGGCTGGAGGTCGTCCGGCTCACGGGCGAGTACGCCGTCGACACCCAACTCATCCGCGAGGCCGACATCTGGGTCGCCACCACCGAGAAGTTCGAGGCGATCTGCCGGAACGGATCGCTCGGCGGCGCCCTCGCCGAGGTCGGCTGTCTGGTCGTCGATGAGATCCACCTGCTCGGCGACCCGGGGCGCGGCGCCGTGTTGGAAGCCGTTCTCACGCGGGTGCGCGAGGACAGCGCCCAGACCCGCATCGTCGGGCTCTCGGCGACCGTGGCCAACGCCGACCAGGTCGCCGCATGGCTGGGAGCCCGGCTGATCGGGACCTCGTGGCGGCCCACCCGGCTGACCTGGCAGATCCCCATGCTCCCCGCGCCGCGCGACGGCGAGCGGTCCATGCAGGCCGTCACCGCCCGCACGGACGCGGCCGTGCAACTGGCCCGGGCCTTCACCGACGAGGACGGCAGTGTGCTCGTCTTCTGCAGCAGCAAGCGCGGGGTGCGCGCGACGGCACTCGCCCTCGCCGCGGACCGGGGCGTGCCGACGCGTGGTGTCGACGCGGACGACACGGAACTCGTCGAGCGGCTGTGCACCAGCGCCGGCGTGGGGCTGCACTACCGCGACTGGCCGTTCAAACGCGAGGCCGAACGCGCCTTTCGGGCCCGCGAGATCGACGTCCTCGTCGCGACCTCCACAGTGGCCGCCGGAGTAAACCTCCCCGCCCGCGCCGTCGTCGTGCGCGACGCCCGGCTGGGCCGGAACCGGATCGAAGTGTCCATGGTGCAGCAGATGTTCGGCCGGGCCGGGCGGGTCGGCGCGGGAGAACGGGAGGGCTGGGCCTTCCTGCTGGCGGACGAGACGGAGCGCCCGGAGTGGCAGGCCCGGCTGACCGCCGGCTACACCGTGCGCTCCCGCATCGGTGACCGGCTGCCCAACCACCTCCTCGCCGAGGTGGTACAGGGCCGCGTGGGCTCGATGAAGGAGGCCGAGGACTGGTGGACCGACACGTTCGCCTTCCACCAGGGGCACGACAGTGTCGAGCCGCTCCATGACGCAGCGCTCTACCTGGCGGAAGCGGGGTTCCTGCGCATTGCCCCCGGCCCCCAAGGCGCGGAATTCCTGGAGGCCACCGAACTGGGCATGCTGACCAGCCGCTTCATGGTCGACGCCGAGCTCGCGCACGAGCTGTCCGAAAGCGTGCGCAGGGTGCAGGTGCCCGAGGACCCCGACCGTGCCGAGGCTCTCCTGACCGAGCTGCTGAGCATCCAGCTTCCCGAACTGGCGGAAGCGGCCTTCAGCGACCGAGCGCGCGCCACGCTGCGGCGGGTGCTGCACCATCAGGGCCGCGCGGAGCGCCTGGGGCACGACCAGAGCCTCCCGGACAAGGACGAGGGCCTGCTGCCGGGCGAACTGGCCCACGCGGTACTGCTGCTGGTCGCCAGGAGCCCACAGCTGTTCGCCGCACGCGGCGGATACGTGCTCGGCATCCCGTCCGACAGCCTGACCGGCATCCTGGACGAGGCCCAGCGCTACCTGGCCTGGCTGGGAGCCCAGGGCGAACTGGGCGCCGTCCACCCCTGGGCGGCCGTCGTGGCCGCGGACCTTTCCGAGCGCATCCGCTGGCGCGTCCTCGGGCCCGGCCGCGGCGCCGGTCGGCTGCTGTGGATGTGCGGGCGGATGTCCACGCCGCAGCTCGCCACTCGCCTCGTCCCGCGCATGTGGCGTGCGGCACGGGACCGAGCCGTCGGCGCCCCGGACTGGACGGGCACCGCCCCACCGCGCGACAGCGCGCTCTCACCGGAGCGCTACCGGGCACTGCTGAAACAGCGAGCCACCGGCGCCGCATTCACCCCGCACTCCGGCTCCGTGCGCGTCGAGGCCCCGCACGGTGCGGTGATCTGCCTGTGGGACGGCGCGACGACGGTCCGGTACACGGCGGACGGCTCGTCGGCCCGCCTGGAGCACCCGCGCGCGGATCCCGACGATCCCTCGACGGGCCGACGGGGAGCAGCGGTCTTCACCCGCGGCGACCACTTCGCCGCCGGCTGGCTCGCGGCCTACAACGGGGTCGGGGCCGTAGGGGAATCCTGA
- a CDS encoding SUKH-3 domain-containing protein, with product MNNTPDRPAVQRLRAAVAGEARIETGPLDVEDVCRRYTGEGYEVTSRLRDFLADYGELTVIWMWRQHEVELTTSVERTLEATHALPRNVRIDAKRIGQPLVLIGTAWDTEDVVLLAENDDVFISGDAGIQRIANGFENAIRAIGTDSWDKTFF from the coding sequence ATGAACAACACCCCTGACCGTCCAGCGGTTCAGCGGCTGCGAGCTGCCGTTGCGGGAGAGGCGCGCATTGAGACCGGTCCGTTGGACGTCGAGGACGTCTGTCGCCGATACACCGGAGAAGGTTACGAAGTCACCTCTCGCCTGCGGGACTTCCTGGCCGACTATGGGGAACTCACCGTGATCTGGATGTGGCGGCAGCACGAGGTAGAGCTCACGACTTCGGTAGAGCGAACCCTGGAAGCTACGCACGCTCTCCCCAGGAATGTTCGCATCGACGCGAAGCGCATCGGCCAGCCCCTCGTGCTGATCGGTACAGCCTGGGACACCGAAGACGTTGTGCTGCTGGCCGAGAACGATGACGTCTTCATCTCCGGCGACGCCGGGATCCAGCGGATCGCCAACGGCTTCGAGAACGCCATCCGCGCCATCGGAACGGACAGCTGGGACAAAACCTTTTTCTGA
- a CDS encoding tetratricopeptide repeat protein — protein MGSGPQQVVRVESGYGYGVIGADLHVFPDRGPVYQLSEYGPAAAPAGRDAAWLTAQPSRLLNARFQVVDFTGRDRERAGLAGWRDGGGPHLAATWLHGPGGQGKTRLAARFAADSAAAGWKVVTATHGAGTIQPDPGSHDLSLAGAAGLLMVVDYADRWPLSHLTWLLNNRLLHHPLPTRVLLLGRSAAPWPAVRAALEDAEAGTSDLALPPLDGRGGDLGERRAMFTVARDCFAARYGLADPSVIEPPGYLHRSDFGLILALHMAALVAVDAHARGSRPPQDMAGLSAYLLDRERRRWTQLYENRLEGLDYATPPGAMGQVVFTAALTGATVYANGTALLSSLGLERPGRLLADHTTCYPAAESGAVLEPLYPDRLAEDFLALSLPGHEATGYPAAPWAAGTIGTLVARDGQGAPPGHTARALTFLASAAAPHRWPHAVRHVEAVLRADPALALAAGAAALSALAACDLDTAVLEAIDAHVPPHGQVDLDAGIAAFTQRLTRHRLAATDDPAEHARLHQNLGFRMMRAGHREDAMAATDQAVGIFRRLAAADPARFEPELAGALTQLSECAFKADRMPASRRAAEEAVGIFRGLAATDHQAYEPGLALSLSHLGHGMSEEREQEEALAAAQRAMGIFQRLATTDPAVHEPGLAMTLAQTAVYSWRLRRWPDALSAAERSVEIIRRLVAAGPVAPVTDLTRSMVVEESDLATGLGNLGFFLWGARRRDDALAALREAAAIERRLAEVNPAAHEPALAGTLTTLGMYLALSGHAKEALAVAGEAVEIFRRLAEVRAAEFEKPLRKACEAYETARDRLANEGPRSWTMEEHYVTLLNQDEVWQDAKDRRHRLDDMEPRYCGNVLGFLLRQADDIFATLVDGLAASSEALGRWEGEDAGAWLARQPLAVALRRRSEGKPARSGLCYCGYAIQSGWNHDHCYPGIIVD, from the coding sequence ATGGGTTCGGGACCCCAGCAGGTCGTCCGCGTCGAGAGCGGTTACGGGTACGGCGTCATCGGTGCCGACCTGCACGTCTTCCCCGACCGGGGCCCGGTCTACCAGCTCTCCGAGTACGGTCCGGCTGCTGCTCCCGCGGGCCGGGACGCCGCGTGGCTCACCGCCCAGCCCAGCCGCCTGCTCAACGCCCGTTTCCAGGTCGTGGACTTCACTGGCCGCGACCGGGAGCGGGCCGGACTGGCAGGATGGCGGGACGGCGGCGGTCCGCACCTCGCAGCCACCTGGCTGCACGGTCCCGGCGGGCAGGGCAAGACCCGGCTTGCGGCCCGGTTCGCCGCCGACAGTGCCGCAGCAGGCTGGAAGGTCGTCACGGCCACCCATGGCGCCGGGACGATCCAGCCGGACCCGGGAAGCCACGACTTGAGTCTCGCCGGTGCCGCCGGACTGCTAATGGTCGTCGACTATGCCGACCGCTGGCCGCTCTCCCACCTGACCTGGCTGCTCAACAACCGGCTGCTCCACCATCCGCTGCCGACCCGGGTGTTGCTGCTGGGCCGGTCGGCCGCCCCCTGGCCCGCCGTACGGGCTGCCCTTGAGGACGCAGAGGCCGGGACGAGCGACCTGGCGCTGCCCCCGCTCGACGGCCGGGGCGGCGATCTCGGCGAACGGCGGGCCATGTTCACCGTCGCTCGGGACTGCTTCGCCGCCCGGTACGGACTCGCCGACCCGTCCGTCATCGAACCGCCCGGCTATCTGCACCGGTCGGACTTCGGGCTCATCCTGGCGCTGCACATGGCCGCGCTGGTGGCGGTCGACGCCCACGCCCGGGGCAGCCGGCCCCCGCAGGACATGGCGGGCCTGTCCGCGTACCTACTCGACCGCGAACGCCGCCGCTGGACCCAGCTCTACGAGAACCGTCTGGAGGGACTGGACTACGCGACACCGCCCGGCGCCATGGGCCAAGTGGTCTTCACCGCAGCCCTCACCGGGGCCACCGTGTACGCGAACGGCACCGCACTGCTGAGCAGTCTAGGCCTGGAGCGTCCCGGACGGCTGCTGGCCGACCACACCACGTGCTATCCGGCAGCGGAGTCCGGTGCCGTCCTGGAGCCGCTCTATCCCGACCGGCTCGCCGAGGACTTCCTCGCCCTGAGCCTCCCCGGACACGAGGCCACCGGCTATCCCGCCGCGCCCTGGGCGGCGGGCACCATCGGCACGCTCGTTGCCCGCGACGGGCAGGGCGCGCCGCCCGGGCACACCGCCCGCGCACTGACCTTCCTGGCCTCGGCGGCGGCGCCGCACCGCTGGCCCCACGCGGTCCGGCACGTCGAAGCCGTACTGCGCGCCGACCCGGCCCTGGCCCTCGCCGCAGGCGCCGCCGCCCTGAGCGCGCTCGCCGCCTGCGACCTCGATACCGCCGTCCTGGAGGCGATCGACGCGCACGTCCCCCCGCACGGCCAAGTGGACCTTGACGCCGGGATCGCGGCCTTCACCCAACGCCTCACCCGCCATCGACTCGCGGCCACGGACGACCCCGCCGAACACGCCCGGCTCCATCAGAACCTCGGGTTCCGGATGATGCGGGCGGGACACCGGGAGGACGCCATGGCGGCCACCGATCAGGCGGTCGGCATCTTCCGGCGGCTCGCGGCCGCCGACCCCGCCAGATTCGAACCCGAACTCGCAGGCGCCCTGACCCAGCTGAGCGAGTGCGCCTTCAAGGCGGACCGTATGCCGGCGAGCCGCCGGGCCGCCGAGGAGGCGGTCGGCATCTTCCGCGGCCTGGCCGCCACTGACCACCAGGCCTACGAACCGGGCCTCGCGCTCTCCCTGTCCCATCTGGGACACGGCATGTCGGAGGAGCGCGAGCAGGAGGAAGCTCTGGCCGCCGCGCAGCGGGCCATGGGGATCTTCCAGCGGCTGGCCACGACCGATCCGGCGGTCCACGAGCCGGGCCTGGCCATGACGCTGGCCCAAACAGCCGTCTACTCCTGGCGGTTGCGGCGCTGGCCGGATGCCCTCTCCGCGGCGGAGCGCTCGGTCGAGATCATCCGACGGCTGGTGGCCGCCGGGCCCGTGGCACCCGTAACCGACCTCACTCGCTCCATGGTGGTGGAGGAATCCGACCTTGCGACGGGCTTGGGCAACCTGGGCTTCTTCCTGTGGGGCGCACGCCGCCGCGACGACGCGCTGGCCGCCCTGCGCGAGGCGGCCGCGATCGAGCGGCGGTTGGCGGAGGTGAACCCGGCTGCCCATGAGCCTGCCCTGGCCGGGACGTTGACGACTCTCGGCATGTATCTCGCGCTAAGCGGGCACGCGAAGGAAGCCCTGGCCGTCGCCGGGGAGGCCGTGGAGATCTTTCGGCGGCTCGCTGAGGTGCGTGCCGCCGAGTTCGAGAAGCCCCTGCGGAAGGCGTGCGAGGCCTACGAGACCGCACGGGACCGACTGGCCAACGAGGGACCCCGGTCCTGGACCATGGAGGAGCACTACGTGACCCTCCTCAACCAGGACGAGGTCTGGCAAGACGCCAAGGACCGCCGCCACCGCCTCGACGACATGGAGCCGCGGTATTGCGGCAACGTGCTGGGCTTCCTCCTCCGGCAGGCCGACGACATCTTCGCGACGTTGGTGGACGGACTTGCCGCCTCCTCCGAAGCACTGGGCCGGTGGGAGGGCGAGGACGCCGGGGCGTGGCTCGCTCGGCAGCCGCTCGCGGTTGCACTGCGCCGTCGCTCTGAGGGCAAGCCCGCCCGGTCCGGGCTCTGCTATTGCGGATACGCGATCCAGTCCGGATGGAATCATGATCATTGCTACCCGGGCATCATCGTCGACTGA
- a CDS encoding helix-turn-helix transcriptional regulator gives MDRIPVCIRADDPISQVGVVGALRPRPEVQVIADTDLDEAKVALVVTAGVSEHSLQVLRSVGQASEARLVLVTAEIDESELVTAAEAGVVGVVRRGEATPERLVSVVRSAAVGEGAVPPDLLGRLLGQVGRAQRQVLGPRGLTFNNLSERETEVLRLVAEGLDTAEVALRLAYSPRTVKQILHDVQIRFQLRNRCHAVAYALRHGLI, from the coding sequence ATGGACCGGATTCCGGTGTGTATCCGCGCCGATGACCCGATTTCGCAGGTCGGGGTGGTCGGTGCCCTCCGGCCGCGGCCAGAGGTGCAGGTGATCGCCGACACGGACCTGGACGAGGCGAAGGTGGCCCTTGTCGTCACGGCCGGAGTGAGCGAACACAGCCTCCAGGTCCTGCGATCGGTCGGTCAGGCGAGCGAGGCACGGCTGGTGCTGGTCACCGCGGAGATAGACGAGTCCGAGCTGGTGACCGCGGCGGAGGCGGGCGTGGTCGGGGTGGTCCGGCGTGGCGAGGCCACCCCCGAACGGCTGGTTTCCGTGGTCCGCTCGGCCGCTGTGGGGGAAGGAGCCGTACCACCGGATCTGCTGGGCCGGCTGCTCGGCCAGGTCGGCCGCGCGCAGCGTCAGGTGCTGGGGCCCCGCGGGCTGACCTTCAACAACCTCAGCGAGCGGGAGACGGAGGTGCTGCGGCTGGTTGCCGAAGGGCTCGACACCGCCGAAGTCGCCCTCCGGCTCGCCTACTCGCCGCGTACCGTGAAGCAGATCCTCCACGACGTCCAGATCCGCTTCCAGCTCCGCAATCGCTGCCATGCCGTCGCCTACGCGTTACGGCACGGCCTGATCTGA
- a CDS encoding LuxR C-terminal-related transcriptional regulator → MARHLLCDLVEAAVRAGHPERAEAPAKAVAVCADALGQAAVSAQSRRCRALTVPTPRAEEHYLAALDLHPAGDSFERARTELLYGEWLRRQRRKLDARDRLRAALERFDRVGAQPWVRRARTELRAAGEHHDPALAADSPLARLSPQEREVVRLAATGATNREIATQLLLS, encoded by the coding sequence ATGGCCCGCCACCTGCTGTGCGACCTGGTCGAGGCCGCCGTGCGTGCCGGCCACCCGGAGCGGGCGGAGGCCCCCGCGAAGGCTGTCGCGGTCTGCGCGGACGCCCTCGGGCAAGCCGCGGTCAGCGCGCAGTCCCGCCGCTGCAGGGCCCTGACCGTACCGACTCCCCGAGCCGAGGAGCACTACCTCGCCGCCCTCGACCTGCATCCGGCCGGCGACAGCTTCGAGCGAGCCCGCACCGAACTGCTCTACGGCGAATGGCTGCGCCGGCAGCGCCGCAAACTCGACGCGCGCGACCGGCTGCGCGCCGCGCTCGAGCGCTTCGACCGGGTGGGCGCGCAGCCATGGGTGCGGCGTGCCCGGACCGAGCTACGTGCGGCGGGCGAGCACCACGACCCGGCGCTCGCCGCGGACTCGCCGCTCGCACGGCTGAGTCCGCAGGAGCGCGAGGTCGTGCGACTCGCCGCGACCGGCGCGACTAACCGGGAGATCGCCACCCAGCTGCTACTGAGCTGA
- a CDS encoding ATP-binding protein has translation MQGRDEELRRIERLLADARCGESGALLLHGEAGIGKTALLEHAAARADGLRVLRVEGIESEMELGFSGLHQLFLPVLHMLDRLPDPQAQALRSVFGLVDAPVQDRLTVALAALSVLAEAATDTPLLCLVDDLQWLDQPSADVLTFAARRLQAEGVVMLFAARGDSPGSTARALPRLHVTGLDRTAAAALLPGLAPHVAERIIDQAQGNPLALRELSAALTPAQRSGQLGPLAMPDGPPALPSRLQEALTERIHQVPHATRRILAVAAADDTGDLDTVLAAAARLGGAVEDLAPAERAGLLAVTGAGLRFRHPLVRFAAYRHAPLAERIAAHRALAHTLDGAGHAHRRAWHLAAAATGPDERVAAELERVAEWAGSRQAMASASAAYERAAQLTSDPALRSRRLIGAAQRASEAGQDERCDALADQCRSRCRTRVCRRTSPACGPWSSSASAARREPPGSSPRARTRPQRSAPTSSPSC, from the coding sequence ATGCAGGGACGCGACGAGGAGCTGCGGCGGATCGAGCGGCTGCTCGCCGACGCCCGGTGCGGTGAGAGCGGCGCCTTGCTGCTGCACGGCGAGGCCGGCATCGGCAAGACCGCGCTCCTCGAGCACGCCGCCGCCCGTGCGGACGGCCTGCGGGTGCTGCGAGTCGAGGGCATCGAGTCCGAGATGGAGCTGGGCTTCAGCGGGCTGCACCAGCTCTTCCTGCCGGTCCTGCACATGCTCGACCGGCTGCCCGACCCACAGGCCCAGGCGCTGCGCTCCGTCTTCGGCCTCGTCGACGCGCCGGTGCAGGACCGGCTGACCGTCGCCCTCGCCGCGCTGTCCGTCCTCGCCGAGGCCGCCACCGACACGCCCCTGCTCTGCCTGGTCGACGACCTGCAGTGGCTCGACCAGCCGTCCGCCGACGTGCTGACGTTCGCCGCCCGCAGGCTGCAAGCCGAGGGCGTCGTGATGCTCTTCGCCGCCCGCGGCGACTCGCCCGGAAGCACGGCGCGGGCGCTACCCCGGCTCCACGTCACCGGCCTCGACCGGACGGCGGCCGCGGCGCTGCTGCCCGGGCTCGCGCCCCACGTCGCCGAGCGGATCATCGACCAGGCGCAAGGCAATCCGCTGGCGCTGCGAGAGCTGTCCGCAGCACTCACCCCGGCACAGCGCTCCGGTCAACTGGGGCCGCTGGCCATGCCGGATGGCCCCCCGGCACTGCCGAGCCGGCTGCAGGAGGCGCTCACCGAGCGGATCCACCAGGTGCCCCACGCCACCCGTCGGATCCTTGCGGTGGCCGCCGCGGACGACACCGGCGACCTGGACACGGTCCTGGCGGCGGCCGCCCGGCTCGGGGGAGCGGTCGAGGACCTGGCGCCTGCCGAGCGGGCCGGACTGCTGGCCGTCACCGGCGCGGGGCTTCGCTTCCGGCATCCTCTGGTCCGGTTCGCCGCTTACCGGCACGCGCCGCTCGCGGAACGGATCGCGGCGCACCGGGCGCTGGCGCACACGCTGGACGGCGCCGGGCACGCGCACCGCCGGGCCTGGCACCTGGCCGCGGCAGCGACCGGGCCGGACGAGCGGGTGGCTGCGGAACTGGAGCGGGTCGCCGAGTGGGCCGGCAGCCGGCAGGCGATGGCGTCGGCCTCCGCTGCCTACGAGCGGGCCGCACAGCTCACCTCGGACCCGGCGCTGCGGTCGAGGCGCCTGATCGGCGCGGCGCAGCGAGCCAGTGAGGCCGGACAGGACGAGCGCTGCGACGCCCTCGCCGACCAGTGCCGCAGCCGCTGCAGGACCCGGGTATGTCGGCGGACTTCGCCCGCGTGCGGGCCGTGGTCGAGCTCGGCTTCGGCAGCCCGGCGCGAGCCGCCCGGATCCTCGCCGAGAGCGCGGACGCGACCGCAGCGCAGCGCCCCGACAAGCTCCCCGTCCTGCTGA
- a CDS encoding SGNH/GDSL hydrolase family protein has translation MSSSPRAGSYDSASGPCKRSAYSYPALWAAAHSPSSFSFTACSQATTGDVVSKQLGPLNSSTGLVSITVGGNDAGFADTMTTCAVQGESACLARVARARKYINTALPHRFDTVYDAIKGKAPHTRVVVLGYARFFKLNGSCSVGLSERSRAAINAAANDINSLTKKRAHDHGFRFADVNAAFAGHELCSGRSWLHSVTFPIDESYRPTAIGQSRGYLPVFSSAA, from the coding sequence TTGTCCAGTTCGCCGCGTGCCGGCAGCTACGACAGCGCCAGCGGCCCTTGCAAGCGCAGCGCCTACTCCTATCCGGCCCTGTGGGCCGCGGCGCACTCCCCTTCGTCCTTCTCCTTCACGGCTTGTTCGCAGGCCACGACGGGTGATGTGGTGAGCAAACAACTCGGCCCGCTCAACAGCTCCACGGGGCTGGTCAGTATCACCGTCGGCGGCAACGACGCCGGATTCGCCGACACCATGACGACGTGCGCTGTCCAGGGTGAGAGCGCCTGTCTGGCCCGCGTCGCCCGGGCCAGGAAGTACATCAACACCGCCCTGCCCCATCGGTTCGACACCGTGTACGACGCCATCAAAGGGAAGGCTCCCCACACGCGGGTAGTGGTCCTGGGCTATGCGCGCTTCTTCAAGCTCAACGGCAGCTGCTCCGTCGGCCTCTCCGAGAGGTCCCGTGCCGCAATCAACGCCGCCGCCAACGACATCAATTCCCTCACCAAGAAGCGCGCCCACGACCACGGCTTCCGCTTCGCCGACGTCAACGCCGCCTTCGCCGGCCACGAGCTCTGTTCCGGCAGGTCCTGGCTGCACAGCGTCACCTTCCCCATCGACGAGTCCTACCGCCCCACCGCCATCGGCCAGTCCCGCGGCTACCTTCCAGTCTTCAGCTCCGCTGCATGA